One genomic window of Monodelphis domestica isolate mMonDom1 chromosome 1, mMonDom1.pri, whole genome shotgun sequence includes the following:
- the TEX36 gene encoding testis-expressed protein 36 has product MELPEPAKPTSPAKSPPNSSGSRAAMATPAAPAALAAPAVPSPSASPAVPVAPAVPSPSASPAAPAAPPAAPAAPAVPAAPAAPAAPAVPAVPSPSASPAAPAAPAAPAAPAAPAAPAAPAAPCPSTSPAAPVAPAAPAAPSPSASPAAPAAPAAPPAAPAAPAAPSPSASPAAPAAPAAPSPSASPAAPAAPAAPSLPASSSPHSSSFPYAEEVSKMVASREKRAGIWFPHPDGMEKFPESTTTSMLRQPFLPECQCKLKQLPSFYQLRQKQFNKCNFPFSIHDNKHVLKDQGQGLDDNLGRKRTTQAHMHFSNTNFNSWACDYVPSPSDCISTYTESYVAKPTPPASCFGHYPRHHSERWKTYST; this is encoded by the exons ATGGAGCTGCCTGAGCCAGCCAAGCCAACCAGTCCAGCCAAAAGCCCTCCAAACTCATCGGGCAGCCGGGCCGCAATGGCCACTCCAGCAGCCCCAGCAGCCCTAGCTGCCCCAGCTGTCCCATCTCCCTCAGCCTCTCCAGCAGTCCCAGTTGCCCCAGCTGTCCCATCTCCCTCAGCCTCTCCAGCAgccccagctgcccctccagcAGCCCCAGCAGCCCCAGCAGTCCCAGCTGCCCCAGCTGCCCCAGCTGCCCCAGCTGTCCCAGCTGTCCCATCTCCCTCAGCCTCTCCAGCAGCCCCAGCAGCCCCAGCAGCCCCAGCAGCTCCAGCTGCCCCAGCTGCCCCAGCTGCCCCAGCTGCCCCATGTCCCTCAACCTCTCCAGCTGCCCCAGTAGCCCCAGCTGCCCCAGCTGCCCCATCTCCCTCAGCCTCTCCAGCAGCTCCAGCTGCCCCAGCAGCCCCTCCAGCAGCTCCAGCAGCCCCAGCTGCCCCATCTCCCTCAGCCTCTCCAGCAGCCCCAGCAGCCCCAGCTGCCCCATCTCCCTCAGCCTCTCCAGCTGCCCCAGCTGCCCCAGCTGCCCCATCTCTTCCAGCCTCCTCATCTCCCCATTCCTCATCTTTCCCATATGCAGAAGAAGTATCCAAGATGGTGGCCTCCCGGGAAAAGAGAGCGGGGATCTGG TTTCCTCACCCCGACGGGATGGAAAAATTCCCCGAGTCCACCACCACCAGCATGCTGAGACAGCCTTTCCTCCCAGAATGTCAGTGTAAGTTGAAGCAACTGCCCTCCTTCTACCAGCTCCGCCAGAAG cAATTCAACAAATGCAACTTCCCATTTTCCATACATGATAACAAGCATGTCTTGAAAGACCAAGGCCAAGGTCTGGACGAT aACCTTGGGCGTAAGAGGACGACGCAGGCTCATATGCACTTCAGTAACACCAATTTCAATAGCTGGGCATGTGACTACGTACCCAGCCCCAGCGACTGCATAAGCACTTACACAGAGTCGTACGTGGCCAAGCCCACCCCACCAGCCTCGTGCTTTGGGCACTACCCAAGACATCACTCTGAACGGTGGAAGACTTATTCGACTTAA